From a region of the Crocosphaera sp. UHCC 0190 genome:
- the murD gene encoding UDP-N-acetylmuramoyl-L-alanine--D-glutamate ligase, producing the protein MAIAYIIGLGRSGIAAAKCLKRDGWEVILSDRSDSPNLHPIQQQLQTEGITVKLGHTPTLKPSNLPNLIVVSPGVPWDVPLLIEARKLGIDTIGELELAWRYLKSSPWVGITGTNGKTTTTALVAAIFQGAKLNAPSCGNIGYAACELALAQSQKNDNQAYDSIIAEISSYQCESSQELSPKIGIWTTFTPDHLSRHKTLDNYYAIKASLLQRCEYQIFNGDDPYLHQMGLHQWADAYWTTIKGKENLLCDPSKGVYIQDNWVVAFGELILPLNLFKMAGFHNQQNLLMAVAAARLAGIEKGAIAKAIATFTGVPHRLEYITTINGIEFINDSKATNYDAAEVGLMSVKSPAILIAGGEAKEGDDTKWITQIKEKVATVLLIGDAAVSFAKRLEESGYNRYEIVETMDKAVKRGLELGKQNQAKVVLLSPACASFDQYQSFEDRGEHFRELCQQIK; encoded by the coding sequence ATGGCCATAGCTTATATTATCGGATTGGGAAGATCGGGAATTGCTGCTGCGAAATGCCTCAAACGAGACGGGTGGGAAGTGATCTTAAGCGATCGCTCAGACTCTCCTAATTTACACCCAATACAGCAACAGTTACAAACCGAAGGCATAACGGTTAAATTAGGCCATACCCCCACCTTAAAACCCTCTAATTTACCTAATTTAATTGTCGTTAGTCCTGGGGTTCCTTGGGATGTTCCCCTATTAATAGAAGCGCGTAAGCTAGGCATTGATACTATTGGAGAGTTAGAATTGGCCTGGCGGTATCTCAAGTCATCTCCTTGGGTGGGAATTACGGGAACTAATGGCAAAACTACCACTACTGCTTTGGTCGCGGCTATTTTTCAGGGGGCCAAATTAAACGCGCCATCCTGTGGCAACATTGGTTATGCAGCTTGTGAATTAGCTTTAGCTCAATCCCAAAAAAATGACAACCAAGCCTATGATTCTATTATAGCAGAAATTAGTAGTTATCAATGCGAATCATCCCAAGAATTAAGTCCTAAAATTGGTATTTGGACGACTTTTACCCCTGATCATTTAAGTCGTCATAAAACCTTAGATAATTATTACGCTATTAAAGCATCTTTGTTACAACGGTGTGAATATCAAATTTTTAATGGGGATGATCCTTATTTACATCAAATGGGGTTACATCAATGGGCTGATGCTTATTGGACTACTATAAAAGGCAAAGAAAACTTGCTCTGTGATCCCTCTAAAGGGGTTTACATTCAAGATAATTGGGTGGTAGCTTTTGGGGAATTAATTTTACCCCTAAATTTGTTTAAAATGGCCGGTTTTCATAATCAACAAAACCTTTTAATGGCAGTAGCAGCAGCAAGATTAGCAGGAATTGAAAAAGGGGCGATCGCTAAAGCTATAGCGACGTTTACAGGGGTTCCTCATCGCTTGGAATATATTACAACTATTAACGGAATTGAGTTTATTAATGATAGTAAAGCGACTAATTATGATGCCGCAGAAGTGGGATTAATGTCTGTTAAATCACCGGCCATTTTAATTGCTGGAGGGGAAGCAAAAGAGGGTGATGATACGAAATGGATCACCCAAATCAAAGAAAAAGTTGCTACAGTTTTGTTGATTGGTGATGCTGCTGTAAGCTTTGCTAAACGGTTAGAAGAATCTGGTTATAATCGTTATGAAATTGTGGAAACGATGGATAAGGCAGTTAAAAGAGGTTTAGAATTAGGGAAACAAAATCAAGCAAAAGTTGTTTTATTATCTCCTGCTTGTGCCAGTTTTGATCAATATCAAAGTTTTGAAGATCGGGGGGAACATTTTCGGGAATTATGTCAACAAATTAAGTAA
- a CDS encoding methyl-accepting chemotaxis protein: MFDWIKLFPPYLIFLTLILVIIPTILAIFLRVFLYRYLIDAANKVRRLVTFNSSRGVQPKIVTILEDRFKQASLVLEKVNTEALVDGVYSQEKFNFFGNSLSCEKWDYFCRLLPNLLLAFGLLGTFLGITINLYNLSETISQVGGEADNFIDKFQVPLQSMGIAFITSLIALVCSSLLTLVNLRCNTTSAKYALISSLEDYLDNILQPTIEGKTRLDQAINRMVDQQNEFLTRFHENVTQAVRSSLGSVAQQIAEGNKEATNLAKQVYERFTETAGTLNRGSETFYQSALLLEKQVNSLKEIVQHENFVKYAKTLENSAMCFLEASEMINNSQLSYKLVSATENLDKTQQQFSNTISTVTELIKTVEITIVNLNDSVHEILNFGGKIDGVNQQSRELISLNKEYLETGSLSLQTLGDRIIKSLDSQTNNNNQSNQVLLEKIELTRDYLYTIKSNFVQLINQPTINQEHLITLGDRLSKNMIQENGRTNYHVQIITEKVEKSALSLKEIESVLNKLTVTLNSKSNQSFLDNLSNFNQKNNL, encoded by the coding sequence ATGTTTGACTGGATTAAACTCTTTCCCCCTTATCTAATTTTTCTGACGCTTATATTGGTCATTATTCCGACAATATTGGCTATTTTTTTACGAGTTTTTCTTTATCGATACTTGATCGATGCTGCGAATAAAGTAAGAAGACTGGTGACATTTAATAGTAGTCGTGGGGTTCAACCTAAAATTGTTACTATCTTAGAAGATAGATTTAAACAAGCGAGTTTAGTCTTAGAAAAAGTCAATACTGAAGCATTAGTTGATGGGGTATATAGTCAGGAAAAGTTTAATTTTTTTGGCAATTCACTATCCTGTGAAAAATGGGACTATTTTTGTCGTCTTTTGCCTAATTTATTGTTGGCATTTGGATTATTAGGGACATTTTTAGGGATTACCATTAATTTATATAATTTAAGTGAAACCATTAGTCAAGTAGGGGGAGAAGCTGACAATTTTATTGATAAATTTCAAGTACCTCTCCAAAGTATGGGAATTGCTTTTATTACTAGCTTAATTGCCTTAGTATGCAGTTCTTTATTAACATTAGTTAATCTTCGTTGTAATACCACTTCAGCGAAATATGCTCTCATTAGTTCTCTAGAGGATTATCTTGATAATATTCTACAACCAACGATTGAAGGAAAAACGAGACTTGATCAAGCAATTAATCGCATGGTCGATCAACAGAATGAATTCTTAACGAGATTTCATGAGAATGTAACTCAAGCAGTTAGATCATCTTTAGGAAGTGTTGCACAACAAATTGCTGAAGGAAACAAGGAAGCAACTAATTTAGCAAAACAAGTTTATGAACGTTTTACGGAAACTGCTGGTACATTAAATAGGGGTTCAGAAACTTTTTATCAGTCAGCTTTATTATTGGAAAAACAGGTTAATTCTCTTAAAGAAATTGTTCAACATGAGAATTTTGTGAAATATGCTAAAACTTTAGAAAATAGTGCGATGTGTTTTTTAGAAGCATCAGAAATGATTAATAATAGTCAATTATCTTATAAATTAGTATCTGCAACTGAAAATTTAGACAAAACTCAACAGCAGTTTTCTAATACAATATCAACGGTTACTGAATTAATTAAAACTGTAGAAATAACCATTGTTAATCTTAATGATTCTGTCCATGAAATCTTAAACTTTGGAGGTAAAATAGATGGCGTAAATCAACAATCAAGAGAACTCATTTCTTTGAATAAAGAATATTTAGAAACTGGATCTCTTAGTCTCCAAACATTAGGTGATCGTATTATTAAAAGTCTTGATAGTCAGACCAATAATAATAATCAAAGTAATCAGGTTTTGTTAGAAAAAATTGAACTAACAAGAGATTATCTATACACAATTAAAAGCAACTTTGTTCAACTGATTAATCAACCAACCATTAATCAAGAACATTTAATCACATTAGGAGACAGACTAAGTAAAAATATGATACAAGAAAACGGAAGAACTAATTATCACGTTCAGATTATCACGGAAAAGGTTGAAAAATCTGCTCTGTCTCTAAAAGAAATTGAATCAGTTTTAAATAAACTCACTGTGACACTAAATTCAAAAAGTAATCAATCTTTTTTGGATAACTTAAGCAATTTTAACCAAAAGAATAATTTATAA
- a CDS encoding tubulin-like doman-containing protein, whose amino-acid sequence MIQEQQTRAIKRTICIGLGGTGRDVLMRIRRFIIDKYGKLNQLPVISFVQIDTDKDSFNSSGLPTGNTYHGEEILFRDAEKVITSMTSQDVDNLLHELEHPTLFEGAYSHIESWFHPQLKGHVKAIEDGAHGIRPVGRLAFFHNYRTIKTAIENAENRTRGHEEFLLKKRLNVQQGLDIFIVGSLCGGTGSGLFLDVAYTVRNLYKKNSQIFGYLMISSALFGDTPIMNANTYAALKELNYYTSENTKFEACYDKQYQSKISESRPPFDYTYLLSNQTSGDYKINEKGKLCNVIAYKIFLEFSSDLASKLQGQRNNFKDPMLRTDDHPFKMCQQYLTFGLSAIYFTRDRLVQIALNRLTLKLVNFWLEGIGQSPEANTLIEGFLLKWTSNINADDCIINKLKEATQDNNKSFEKSLKKWQTSLENLEFKKTEDIDIVKQDLPRGFRSEFRKVQDGKTESSRGIWLTNLKNNQSIITDNLTQDIDSFLADLLNPNNENFSINNSLAFLEALKTKLAQYQRSFETKKQELKGMYSDEKIEQIWAEAKQEIEDIEQKSKLPFLNSRKFAQIKEVILTTIRHISRIIKHNFEVAANDESIKIIETLQTHVSTRLNQVYSFSDLLQKTNYYYQKKEEELRQLNLDEMSGEAIFPEADIDSCIPNNGSQSQLVSVTYNIAKELSFGDSLLSLLTTNLVDQSQLQTKTDLVIERLFSSLGFSQVQSVIKRFLENYSISDRPRRLEQILQSAKPLLSLNLSDPRFYNGKEKNSQLIGFKQTDDIEVKQFKDMLINQLGIPETSFKPIQAEDEILFITEYAAFPLRIVNDITRMKDHYQQQVSQGILHNNHQIMFTDIIPHDAKIIKEIEYIFYPCIALNLLEYNQETQRYEFPYYDELHRTHYTASLSYSWREALEQLASRQDMTEMIKTLLDQAVSQIKANPNLMKEQYYSKIQKFVMNVESLSEHDPNFFYKSQVIGQRATTETPAKEGIITRFIAQIENQIKQQQSQISNNNLLSYSDSKQSGNQTSLPLATIQNHQNTQSDGMKALEKLISMKENGFLTDEQFEAAKTKLLGL is encoded by the coding sequence ATGATTCAAGAACAACAAACTCGCGCCATTAAACGGACAATTTGTATTGGTTTAGGGGGAACAGGACGAGATGTTTTAATGCGAATTCGTCGCTTTATTATTGATAAATACGGTAAATTAAATCAACTACCTGTGATTAGTTTTGTGCAAATTGATACTGACAAAGATTCATTTAATAGTTCTGGTTTACCGACTGGAAATACATATCATGGGGAAGAAATTCTGTTTCGTGATGCTGAAAAAGTGATTACTAGCATGACATCCCAAGATGTTGATAATCTATTACATGAATTAGAACATCCTACCCTGTTTGAAGGAGCTTATTCTCATATTGAAAGCTGGTTTCATCCTCAGTTAAAAGGTCATGTAAAAGCCATAGAAGATGGAGCGCATGGCATTAGACCAGTGGGAAGACTAGCCTTTTTTCATAACTATCGCACGATTAAAACTGCTATTGAAAATGCAGAAAATCGTACCAGAGGACATGAAGAATTCTTACTCAAAAAAAGGCTAAATGTTCAGCAAGGATTAGATATTTTTATTGTTGGTTCTCTTTGTGGAGGAACAGGAAGCGGACTGTTTTTAGATGTTGCTTATACAGTGAGAAATCTTTATAAAAAAAATAGTCAGATTTTTGGTTATTTGATGATCAGTTCTGCTTTGTTTGGTGATACACCTATCATGAATGCTAATACTTATGCTGCCCTTAAAGAACTAAATTATTATACCAGCGAAAATACAAAATTTGAAGCTTGTTATGATAAACAATATCAGAGCAAGATTAGTGAAAGTCGTCCCCCCTTTGATTACACTTATTTACTTTCTAATCAAACATCAGGAGATTATAAAATTAATGAAAAAGGTAAGTTATGTAATGTCATAGCTTACAAGATATTTCTGGAGTTTTCTAGTGATTTAGCATCTAAACTTCAAGGACAAAGAAATAATTTTAAAGACCCTATGTTGAGAACGGATGATCATCCATTTAAGATGTGTCAGCAGTATCTTACATTTGGATTATCTGCCATTTATTTTACCCGCGATCGCTTAGTCCAAATTGCCTTAAATCGTCTCACCTTAAAATTAGTTAACTTTTGGTTGGAGGGGATAGGCCAAAGTCCCGAAGCTAATACCTTAATTGAGGGATTTTTACTAAAATGGACATCGAATATTAATGCAGATGATTGTATTATAAATAAGCTAAAAGAAGCAACTCAAGACAATAATAAAAGCTTTGAAAAAAGCTTAAAAAAATGGCAAACTTCTCTAGAAAATCTTGAATTCAAAAAAACAGAAGATATTGACATCGTTAAGCAAGATTTACCCAGAGGATTTCGCTCAGAGTTTCGGAAAGTTCAAGATGGAAAGACTGAAAGTAGTCGAGGAATTTGGTTGACTAATTTAAAAAATAATCAGTCCATTATTACTGATAATTTAACTCAAGATATTGATAGCTTTTTAGCTGATTTATTGAATCCCAATAATGAGAATTTTTCCATTAATAATAGTTTGGCTTTTCTAGAAGCATTAAAAACCAAACTTGCTCAATATCAAAGAAGTTTTGAAACTAAAAAGCAGGAACTTAAAGGAATGTATAGTGATGAAAAAATTGAGCAAATTTGGGCAGAGGCAAAACAAGAAATAGAAGATATTGAACAAAAGTCTAAATTGCCGTTTCTTAATAGTCGAAAGTTTGCCCAAATCAAAGAAGTTATTCTTACGACAATTCGGCATATTTCCCGCATTATTAAACATAATTTTGAAGTTGCAGCTAATGATGAATCAATTAAAATTATCGAGACTTTACAAACTCATGTATCAACTCGTTTAAATCAAGTTTACAGCTTCAGTGATTTATTACAAAAAACCAACTATTATTATCAAAAAAAAGAAGAAGAATTGCGACAATTAAACCTAGATGAGATGAGTGGTGAAGCTATTTTTCCTGAAGCAGATATTGATAGTTGTATTCCCAATAATGGTTCTCAATCACAGCTAGTTTCAGTTACCTATAATATCGCTAAAGAATTAAGCTTTGGGGACTCTTTATTAAGTTTATTAACCACTAATCTTGTAGATCAATCTCAATTACAAACTAAAACTGATTTGGTCATTGAACGATTATTTAGTTCCCTTGGTTTTAGTCAAGTTCAATCAGTGATTAAACGATTTTTAGAAAATTATTCAATTTCAGATCGTCCCAGAAGACTAGAACAAATTTTACAGTCAGCTAAACCTTTATTATCTCTCAATTTAAGTGATCCTCGCTTTTATAATGGGAAAGAAAAAAATAGTCAATTAATTGGATTTAAACAAACAGATGATATTGAAGTAAAACAGTTTAAAGATATGCTAATTAATCAACTCGGTATTCCTGAAACGTCCTTCAAACCCATTCAAGCAGAAGATGAGATATTATTCATAACAGAATATGCTGCTTTTCCTCTGAGAATTGTTAATGATATAACTAGAATGAAAGATCACTATCAGCAACAAGTATCACAAGGCATTTTGCATAATAACCATCAAATTATGTTTACGGATATTATTCCTCATGATGCTAAGATAATAAAAGAAATAGAGTATATTTTTTATCCTTGTATTGCCCTTAATTTACTAGAATATAATCAGGAAACTCAACGCTATGAATTTCCATATTATGACGAATTACATCGAACTCATTATACAGCATCTTTAAGCTATTCTTGGCGAGAAGCATTAGAACAATTAGCCTCTCGTCAAGATATGACAGAGATGATTAAAACATTACTAGATCAAGCAGTTTCTCAAATAAAAGCTAATCCCAATTTGATGAAAGAACAATATTATTCTAAGATTCAAAAATTTGTAATGAATGTAGAAAGTTTATCAGAACATGATCCCAATTTCTTTTATAAGTCACAAGTTATTGGACAAAGAGCAACCACAGAAACCCCAGCAAAAGAAGGAATTATTACTAGGTTTATTGCTCAAATTGAAAATCAAATAAAGCAGCAACAATCCCAAATATCAAATAATAATTTATTATCTTATTCTGATTCTAAACAATCAGGAAATCAGACATCTTTACCTTTAGCAACTATTCAAAATCACCAAAATACACAATCTGATGGAATGAAAGCATTAGAGAAATTAATTTCAATGAAAGAAAATGGTTTCTTAACTGATGAACAATTTGAAGCTGCCAAAACCAAGCTTTTAGGACTCTAA
- a CDS encoding VWA domain-containing protein: MNTDACLTLTPGEPLTYWQRAGLALISHLHGGRDVILAIDLTGSVDFNEEGQTRLHQIIQDSLRSGDSVYVVPFAAEINPLTPNQNSWGEGIKFQGKQEDIEAVFQKIPLESNANLRNTDIQKAELFVYRKLAQLNQCRLLENQPVKFQSVVWITEAPLLTESGISSDTWIETPADSPFRQKQSPESQERQGWIQALPLNQRSQTITTNNIKNYQLTIVDVPPTIQEFCTPAPGGKETCLVNAYLLQELWLPVLVFGIFILGSIWGIKYFLSLQKPWNLEVIFPSDEDREKQKCVLKNQQRIPIGDEDLSSIYCPGGEIRGYLERRGNYLYLNPTKQAPIYYRGKETLQKIKLEQQTIKINCPEQSKGDQDFDIVISIINK; encoded by the coding sequence ATGAATACTGATGCTTGTTTAACGCTCACTCCTGGGGAACCTTTAACTTACTGGCAACGTGCTGGACTTGCATTGATCTCACACCTACATGGGGGTCGAGATGTTATCTTAGCGATTGATTTGACGGGAAGTGTGGATTTTAATGAGGAAGGCCAAACCCGTTTACATCAAATAATACAAGATAGTTTGCGTTCAGGAGATTCGGTTTATGTTGTGCCTTTTGCTGCCGAAATTAATCCCCTAACACCTAACCAAAATTCTTGGGGTGAGGGAATTAAATTTCAGGGGAAACAAGAAGACATTGAAGCTGTTTTTCAAAAGATTCCTTTAGAATCTAATGCCAATCTTCGTAACACAGATATTCAGAAAGCAGAGTTATTTGTTTATCGAAAATTAGCACAATTAAATCAATGTCGTCTCTTGGAAAATCAACCTGTTAAGTTTCAATCGGTTGTTTGGATTACCGAAGCTCCTTTGTTAACAGAATCAGGTATTTCTTCAGATACTTGGATAGAAACTCCTGCTGATAGTCCTTTTCGTCAAAAACAATCACCAGAAAGTCAAGAAAGACAAGGATGGATTCAAGCTTTACCGTTAAACCAGCGATCGCAAACTATTACAACTAATAATATCAAAAATTATCAGTTAACCATTGTTGATGTTCCCCCAACCATTCAAGAATTTTGTACCCCTGCTCCTGGAGGAAAAGAAACTTGTTTAGTTAATGCTTATCTGTTGCAAGAACTCTGGCTTCCTGTTCTGGTTTTTGGGATATTTATTTTAGGAAGTATTTGGGGAATCAAGTATTTTTTGAGTTTACAGAAACCCTGGAATCTAGAGGTAATTTTTCCTTCAGATGAAGATAGAGAAAAACAAAAATGTGTCTTAAAAAATCAGCAAAGAATTCCGATTGGAGATGAGGATTTAAGTTCTATTTATTGTCCAGGGGGAGAAATTAGAGGTTATTTAGAACGCCGAGGTAATTATTTATATTTAAACCCAACCAAACAAGCTCCTATTTATTATAGAGGAAAGGAGACTTTGCAAAAAATTAAACTAGAGCAGCAGACAATTAAAATTAATTGTCCTGAGCAATCAAAAGGCGATCAAGACTTTGACATTGTTATTTCAATTATTAACAAATAA
- a CDS encoding HEAT repeat domain-containing protein: MHSNDDLSVIESADQFDDPLDRLESVDANVPPPDPEEMLPKLRETDPSQRMLAARAFCELQDPRSIPHLIELLNDICPLVRVSAAYALGRNTSSEAVAALIELLATDWNGYVRKGIVWALGNSSDRRAVKPLIHALRTDISAVRLWAASSLAQIAKLEYEDVISAMAPLIEGLRRDAVAAVRGNCAWAIGQLCRELPSNVVYATAIDALLEALVEDEDYGVKEDAKSALLRLGDPRGLQMIEDLELEGLI; encoded by the coding sequence ATGCACAGTAACGACGACCTGAGTGTAATCGAGAGTGCGGATCAATTTGATGACCCCTTGGATCGCTTAGAATCAGTAGATGCTAACGTACCCCCCCCTGATCCAGAGGAAATGTTGCCAAAACTTAGGGAGACTGATCCATCCCAACGAATGCTGGCAGCAAGGGCATTTTGTGAGTTACAAGACCCCCGATCGATCCCCCACCTCATCGAACTATTAAATGATATCTGTCCCCTAGTGCGGGTCAGTGCAGCCTACGCTTTGGGGAGAAACACCAGTTCTGAAGCAGTGGCCGCCCTCATCGAACTCTTAGCTACAGACTGGAATGGTTATGTCAGAAAAGGCATCGTCTGGGCCCTAGGAAATAGTAGCGATCGCCGAGCCGTCAAACCTTTGATCCACGCCCTCAGAACCGATATTTCCGCCGTGCGTCTCTGGGCCGCCAGTAGTCTCGCGCAAATCGCTAAACTAGAATATGAAGACGTGATCTCCGCCATGGCTCCTCTCATTGAAGGGTTACGACGAGATGCCGTGGCCGCCGTGCGAGGAAACTGTGCCTGGGCCATTGGTCAACTCTGTCGGGAACTCCCTTCTAATGTGGTCTATGCTACCGCCATTGATGCTTTACTGGAAGCCTTAGTGGAAGATGAAGACTACGGCGTAAAAGAAGATGCCAAAAGTGCTTTATTGCGGCTAGGAGATCCCAGAGGACTGCAAATGATCGAAGATCTCGAACTAGAAGGACTGATTTAG
- a CDS encoding flavin prenyltransferase UbiX, giving the protein MTKPLILGISGASGLIYGVRALKFLLEADYEVNVVASKATYMVWQAEQNIKMPAEPDQQAEFWREQAGVSSKGKLLCHRWGDVGATIASGSFRTLGMVIMPCSMSTVAKLATGLSSDLLERAADVQLKEGRPLVVVPRETPFSLIHLRNLTTLAEAGVRIVPAIPAWYHNPQTIEDLVDFVVARTLDQLNIDCVPLTRWQGH; this is encoded by the coding sequence ATGACAAAACCGTTAATTTTAGGCATTAGTGGGGCATCAGGGTTAATTTATGGGGTTCGTGCCTTAAAATTTCTCTTAGAAGCTGATTATGAGGTAAATGTGGTCGCTTCTAAAGCGACTTACATGGTGTGGCAGGCCGAACAAAATATTAAAATGCCCGCCGAACCAGACCAACAAGCAGAATTTTGGCGAGAACAGGCCGGGGTTTCTAGCAAAGGGAAACTCCTCTGTCATCGTTGGGGTGATGTGGGGGCAACCATTGCCAGTGGTTCCTTTCGGACCTTGGGTATGGTGATTATGCCCTGTAGTATGAGTACGGTGGCTAAATTGGCCACAGGGTTAAGTTCCGATTTACTAGAAAGGGCTGCGGATGTACAACTTAAAGAAGGTCGTCCCTTGGTGGTGGTCCCCCGTGAAACCCCTTTCAGTTTGATTCATTTACGGAATTTAACCACCTTAGCAGAGGCCGGGGTGAGAATTGTTCCAGCTATCCCTGCTTGGTATCATAACCCTCAAACCATCGAGGATTTAGTGGATTTTGTGGTCGCTCGTACCCTAGATCAATTAAATATTGATTGTGTTCCCTTGACCCGTTGGCAGGGACATTAG
- a CDS encoding LapA family protein, with protein sequence MRLIILLLLLVGTGIFIIQNQQPVVLYFLGTEAKTALFSLSLPLGLWVVIFAVAGIMTSLLIQLLTRSPEASLRRPSRQNPTPKSVKSPNRPRPPEPPETPYQRPEPKRSDWEMPPNPEWEANTQLDEDEEWNIEEPPKERTQPFQPSKTPIIEDQSSEFEMPQTPKTVSREGTIYSYTYRELRDRQDPIASPEPESPPSPPETPPTPPPKSEPINEVYDANYRVITPPYQTPPNSLNSDFDENEDEESWV encoded by the coding sequence ATGCGGTTAATTATCTTACTATTACTGTTGGTTGGGACAGGCATTTTTATTATTCAAAATCAACAGCCTGTGGTGCTTTATTTCTTAGGAACTGAGGCGAAAACCGCTTTATTCTCCCTAAGTTTGCCTCTTGGTCTATGGGTGGTCATCTTTGCAGTAGCTGGCATTATGACCAGTTTACTAATACAACTATTAACGCGGTCGCCGGAAGCGAGCCTACGGCGACCGTCCCGTCAAAATCCTACCCCAAAATCCGTTAAGTCCCCGAACCGTCCCCGTCCCCCAGAACCCCCAGAAACTCCCTATCAACGACCTGAACCCAAACGCTCTGATTGGGAAATGCCCCCAAACCCTGAATGGGAAGCTAACACCCAACTCGACGAAGATGAGGAGTGGAATATTGAAGAACCCCCCAAAGAAAGGACTCAACCCTTCCAACCCTCAAAAACCCCGATTATTGAAGATCAGTCCTCAGAATTTGAAATGCCTCAAACCCCGAAAACCGTCTCCCGTGAAGGCACGATTTATTCTTATACTTACCGAGAATTACGCGATCGCCAAGATCCAATTGCTTCTCCAGAACCAGAAAGCCCCCCTAGTCCCCCTGAAACTCCACCAACTCCTCCGCCAAAATCTGAACCCATAAACGAAGTCTATGACGCAAACTATCGAGTGATTACCCCTCCCTATCAAACCCCACCTAATTCCCTTAATTCTGACTTTGATGAGAATGAAGATGAAGAAAGTTGGGTCTAG
- a CDS encoding shikimate kinase — protein sequence MQQLLQGVNIFLIGMMGTGKTTVGQVLAKRLSYRFFDTDVLIERVTQQTINDIFATEGEEAFRDIESQVLAELAAYTKSIIATGGGIILQQKNWSYLHHGLIIWLDSPVDLLIKRLAEDTTRPLLKATDLNLKLEFLLEQRRSLYAQSDLHIRINDQQTPDDIVTQILAMIPTVIKPKLEIFQNNN from the coding sequence ATGCAGCAGTTACTCCAAGGCGTTAATATTTTCTTGATCGGGATGATGGGAACGGGAAAAACTACCGTTGGCCAAGTTTTAGCAAAACGACTGAGTTATCGTTTTTTTGATACAGATGTTTTAATTGAACGGGTGACACAACAAACCATTAATGATATTTTTGCCACCGAGGGAGAAGAAGCCTTTCGGGACATTGAAAGTCAAGTGCTGGCAGAGTTAGCGGCTTATACTAAAAGTATTATTGCGACGGGAGGGGGCATTATTCTACAACAGAAAAACTGGAGTTATTTACATCATGGTTTAATTATTTGGTTGGATTCTCCTGTTGATTTATTAATTAAACGTCTTGCTGAAGATACCACCCGTCCCCTATTAAAAGCAACGGATCTAAACTTAAAATTAGAATTTTTATTAGAGCAAAGACGTTCTCTTTATGCTCAAAGCGATTTACATATTAGGATTAATGATCAACAAACCCCTGATGATATTGTTACCCAAATTTTAGCTATGATTCCCACAGTAATTAAACCGAAGTTAGAAATTTTTCAAAATAATAATTAA
- a CDS encoding shikimate kinase — protein sequence MPMISFKDYDHSRDERLFAPNDDLSAQVMQRIITTGTLIIASIMGLTILSHKVQASPSCYGIDEAGNTLDLSQICSPSPGGNSLPSVPNNSQAIPTTKPENNQAPEGQKDPKTAAREESDKDLQACFNSPACREIMEGEKPQEKTPHQVRIDQVLNGGVMRR from the coding sequence ATGCCCATGATTTCCTTCAAGGACTACGATCACAGTAGGGACGAACGGCTGTTTGCCCCTAATGATGACTTATCGGCTCAAGTAATGCAACGAATTATTACCACCGGAACTTTAATAATTGCCTCCATCATGGGATTAACCATTCTCTCTCATAAGGTTCAAGCTTCTCCTAGTTGCTACGGTATTGATGAAGCGGGCAATACCCTCGATTTATCCCAAATTTGTTCCCCTTCTCCTGGGGGTAATTCCTTACCATCAGTTCCTAATAACTCTCAGGCAATTCCTACCACAAAACCAGAAAATAATCAAGCACCAGAAGGACAAAAAGATCCTAAAACTGCGGCAAGAGAAGAGTCAGATAAAGATTTACAAGCTTGTTTTAATAGTCCTGCTTGTCGGGAAATTATGGAAGGAGAGAAACCCCAAGAAAAAACGCCTCATCAAGTCCGCATTGATCAGGTTCTTAATGGAGGAGTGATGAGACGATAA